The uncultured Cohaesibacter sp. genomic sequence CATGACCGGTTATCCCGGTGTATTTTGAAACGGCTGCAATAGACATATGGTCCAATGCCTTTGCGCTTGGTTGCCGCGTTATACCATTCTTATCACAGCCATAGCCGGTTGACAAGTATGGTAGTATGCCGGTATGGTGGTTTGCAATTGGAGGATAGCTTATGTCGCTGCTTGATGGGTTGGAGCAAAAAGAAATTGATCTGCGTTTGCCCGTGGCACCGCAGATCCACGGGGTTTTGCGCCAACAGATCATCCGTAACCAACTGACACCGGGATGCCGCATGTCGGAGGCCGAATGGGCCTCTGCCTTTGCTGTTTCGCGTCAACCGGTACGGGAGGCGTTCATCAAGCTGGCCAATGACGGTCTGCTCGATATCCTGCCCAACCGGGGTAGCTTTGTGAAAAAGATCTCCCCTGACGCCGTAATGGATGCGCGCTTTGTGCGTGAGGCAATCGAAGCGGACATTGTGCGCCTTGTCGCCGAAACCCATGACGAGGCAGTGGATCGCGAACTGGCCAGTCAGATCGAGCATCAGAAACGAGCCGTCGAGACGGACGATCCGGATGCCTTCATCGCGCTGGATGAATTGTTCCATCAGACATTGGCCGAGGTGGCCCATAAAATGGGTGCCTGGTCCGTTGTGCAAAGCCAGAAGGCTCAGATGGACCGTGTGCGCTATCTCTCCCTTGTTGAACACAACACCGCGACATTGCTCGAGCAGCATAATGCCATCGTTGCTGCGATTGCTGTCCATGATGCCGCAGCGGCTGAGGCTGCCATGCGGTCCCACTTGCGACGCATCCTGAAGGATCTGCCGCAAATAGCTCAAGAAAAACCTG encodes the following:
- a CDS encoding GntR family transcriptional regulator translates to MSLLDGLEQKEIDLRLPVAPQIHGVLRQQIIRNQLTPGCRMSEAEWASAFAVSRQPVREAFIKLANDGLLDILPNRGSFVKKISPDAVMDARFVREAIEADIVRLVAETHDEAVDRELASQIEHQKRAVETDDPDAFIALDELFHQTLAEVAHKMGAWSVVQSQKAQMDRVRYLSLVEHNTATLLEQHNAIVAAIAVHDAAAAEAAMRSHLRRILKDLPQIAQEKPELFEPGDG